The sequence TTTTCTTGACACATACAGAGAGACCTAAGGACAACCCCTGTCTTCAGAAATCCTCCTTTGAAAATGAGTCTCATTGTCCTGGAATGCACCATTTTTGCTAGAATGACTGGCCCTGGAGCTACAGGAATCCTCCTTTCTTCATTTGCCAGTGCTGGAATAACAAGTACTCCCCTATACTTGGCTTTTTATATGTGTGAGGGGTTGAactaggtcttcatgcttgcagaaGTGAGCTATCTCCatcatatttaaatgtttttaattcaaaCCCATAATATAAAGTGTAAATTCATAATTGGATAGTTGcaattttattagcattttttTGCCACTTAGAATTTGAACTCAAGGTTTTGCATCTGGTAGTTAGGCATGAGATCTACCatttgaatgaaaaaagaaataaaaaaggaaggatgTGAGTGCtccaaggcatggtggagaaggtttattgtagataaaagagagagcataaccagaggcaggagcatctgggagagtccagagtgaataTGACCCTATgccaggccatgtgaggagaagGGGCGAGGGGAGAGCCAGGAGGGTAAAGGGTAGACAAGGGGTGGGTGCAGGGTGGAAGGCAGGGGACCAACATGGCTGGATTATGTAGAGAAGGGCAactcagcccctgggctggagaaatttAGGGTAGTGGGGCTGGGGTATGCTAGCCATATCCTGTAACAGGTTGGGAcagagggatgcagggagaacctggcagccaggtccatttgatatgttaaatgggcacctcagttagccatttgtctgGAGTTTGAGACCTAACATCCCCTCCAGTCTCTTTGTTGCTAATCAGTGATAACGGGGACACAATCTTTTCTgtgactacttcctgctgatattGGGGTGTTGGGGACccaagacagctggaatattggCCAAGGCCAGGAAGAGCAGGGTGCTTTACTTGCTGTCCAGGTCTGTGGGACCATCTGGGGCTAAGAAAGTGCAGGCCGCATtggagcagtctgtgaggctggaccatctggGACCAGCTGCTTTGGAGCTGTCTAGGATGCAGAGGCTCAGACTGGTTGGAAAGTCCATCTGAATGAAGCACATGGGGCTGGTGAGTTTGAAGTAGTTTGCAGTATTTAGTTGATTGGAGATCTGCTGAAACAGATAAAATAGATTAGGGACAGAAGGTAAAGTTAAGAATTTTAgggggaatttttaaaaataatttatttttatgagtagtgattggtgttgtgcctgcatgtatgtctgtgtgagggtgtcagatcctctggatctggagttccagacagttgtaagctgctgtgtgggtgctgggaattgaacttgtgtcctctggaagagcagccagtgctcttaactgctgagccatctctccagcccctaggggaaatttttttatttagggTGTACATTTGAAACTTTCAGACCCATGGTCCTGGTAGTTGGAGGACTGGATTCCCAAGACTTGTGGGTGGGGGGATCCCACTCTCAGGATAGGCAGGTAGAGGGAATTAAGGAGTACTTGAGTGTGTTTGGCCTGCAAGTGGTGGATTCGAGTCTATTCCCTGAGGCCATTACCTAGATGGTTGCCCTAGTCTCCTGTGGTCTCAGTGTTCGTAGGTCTTCGACTGTCATTTAGGACAACATTTAATCTGTTGCTGCCACATAGAGCAGGCTTGGCCAGACCCAGGTCTGAGAGATGTTCCTGTGGAGAAGGACTTGGGGATAACCTTACTTTGACCAGGCAGAGTAGAGCAGTCAACCCAGAAGTGTCCCTGGcagcatcaaaataaaaattaagccatAAATACAGCCCATAGGGAGACTGGGAACTTTCCTGATCCTATATACTATAAAAGTGTGCTGTTATAGAATATCAGTTTTTTGTATAACGTAGTTTATCCAGGTAGCTAAAGCTTAAACAAGATGAACATAGACAAAGGAACTAGACAGATATTACTGTGATCCTGAGTGGatcttaggaatttataaaccttATTGGTCAAATATACCTTACTTATCAAACATACGTTGTTACTTACCTAAATTTTCTAGAAGCCTGGGGTTGAACAGTTAGCAAAGACATAAGTAGTTAGGTAGAAACCTCTAagtcagcttttgttaatctgaatagacCTTTATAACCTTAAAGTTTTATCATCATGATCTATActaatccaaaatattttggagaccTGTTATTTCATTAGAAAGCAGAAGGCTCAATAGGACTAAAAAGTTATTTAGGTGTTGCCTTAGTTGATTTATACTATGTGGTCATCATAAGATGGTGGATAAGTCCCATGGCATGTACTttttaaccttagtaaagatggctgccagccacatagCTGttacttaaagatttatttgtttattatgtatacagtgttctgtctgcatgtatgcctgcaggccagaagagggaaccagacagatctcattagagatgactgtgagccaccatgtggttgctcttccagaggtcctgagttcaattcccagcaaccacatgatggctcacaaccatctgtaatgagatctggtgccctcttctggcctgcagacttacaggcaggcagaacactgtatacattaataaataaataaatctaaaaaaaaaaaaaaaagagttgagtcacacacacacacacacacatatgtatatacgtgtgtgtgtatatgtatatatatatatatatatatatatatatatatatatataaaaataaagttgtaGCAAATTAAGATTGCCTATTTATGGATTTTTAATTATAAGCCTTTTGTTAAAAGTTTAAAGCTAAGTTTTGTTACagatttatagtttttttttaaactataccCAAAGAACTTACAAATCCTGAGATAGGATTTATAGCATagttttaagagattttttttttttgagagcagaGCAAAGAGAAATGATAGAGATAAAGGTTTTTAAGAGTAGGAAGTAGAAGGGTAGAGCAGAGCTAGTTTAGATATAAGAGATTTGGGGGTCAGTTGTTTATGCTGTGGCAGATGTTAAGATGGGTGAGAATTTGGAAATCAGGTGTGCCAGTTTTTGGCCATTGATCTGTACTGAGGCCAAGCTGTTTATAGTTGGAGGACAGGAGGGTAGTGGATGTTGAAAAATGAAACTCCTCTGGAGGAAATTTCTGTAAGCTCCAAGAGGGGCTGAGAGAGCAAGTAGTGGCCCAGAGGGGCTTGGGCTAGGAGGGCTTAGAGACTGTGCCAGAGGAGGAGAGGCCTGGGAGGGCTTCAGAAGAGAGCAGGCAGctcaagagggagaggaaactttaGGAGGGAGCTGAGAGCAGAAGCTGTGCATTGTCGTCGGGAGCTGAGAGATAGCAGGCAGGGCTGAATGAAGTTCCTAGGGGGAGGcgagagaaagctagctgagctgAGGTGGATAAAGAGTCTTTGTGACAAGACTTTCCATCCAGGGCATCCTCAAGGGGAACGGGAAACTTGTCAAAGAGAAAAGTGTTCCAAATCACGAGGAAAGATGTCCCTTCCCATGTGACTGGGGCCCAAGTAGGGCGAGAGGAGCTTTCTGGCACACTGGTGTGGCTTTTGTGGTAATTGTTATGATACAGCATGCGGGAGGCCTTGGTGGGTAGAACCaaggtggcctgggcaggtgagagacagagatgccatgcaGACAGCGCTCAGTGAAGAGTTTGAtttggtggggggaagagagaggggagagatagGGTGGGGGAGCACATCTCGTGGGgggggatagagagaaagagagagcgaggtgggaggaggggttttcttttttaaggggactttacatcaggacacagggcagcttcaaggggcgggtcagaatactaacagtaATAGTAGACACTGCAGGCAGCTTGGGGTGGCACTTACCTGTAGAGAGATGAAcgagcagggagaagggagacGCTAAGTATCTTTAGTAGAGACCCAGGTGGATGTAGCAGGCCAGAGCTGAGAGATGTGAGGCGAGTGCCCAGGTGGGTGGGTGCCCATCCCAGGGATGTAGAGGGCTCTAGGAGTCAGAGATCCATTTATGGCGTAGACAGGGAGAGGCATGGTTAgagcatggggggtggggggagaagtaGTGAGAAGGCAGACTGTAGATGTGGGGTCAGATTTGATGGGTGACAGGAGTCAGCAGAAACAAATGACCCGTACATAGCTTAGGAGAGTCGGGTCAGCAGTCTGGTTCAGAGCAGCCGAGTTCCTTGGAAGGGAGCTCATGTATGTCAGTCCCGGCTTTTGGTAccagatgaatgaaaataaagaaagaaaaggaaggatgtGACtgttcctaggtatggtggaggagaaggttaaTTGTAGGTAAAAGGGGGAACATAGaccagaggcaggaacatctgggagagtccagagtaaaCATGACCGTGAGTGAGCCTGGCCATGTCAAGGAAGGGGAGAGCCAGGAGAGTAAAGAGTAGACAGGTGGGAGGCGGGGAGTAACCAAAATgactggattatatagggaagtgcagctcagcccctgggctggagaaatttagagaaggggatggggtatggcagccataccctgtaacaggtagatTGTGGGATacagggagaacctggcagccaggtccactTTCATATgctaaataggcacctcagccatccATTTATTCTGAGTTTGAGACCTCACACCATTGATCTATACCCTCATCATTATAGCTTTATAGTAAACATGTAATTTCTGAGAAGAATTTTAGGGAATCAAGAAGAGGTGAATAGTCTTTGCATTCTATCACTTTTTTCCTCTAAATAAAGAATgcagggcttggagagatggcttaagagataagagcacttgctgctcttgcagtggattggtttccagcacccacatgatggttcacaacgctcaaactccagttctaggggatcctgtgcctctgctggcctctgctggcaccatgCATGCAGGtagtatacatatacacacgcaGGCAAAGCACTGATACACGTTAACAAATGTGTATGAGCTGGAGACagagctcagttggtggagtgcttgcttagtTTTTGCAAAGGCATGGCGCCACATAAAAGGTGTGCTGCTGAGCAGTCCCAGTACTCACTAGAAGGTGGTGGAAGAtggatgatcagaagttcaaggtcattttcaggcTCTTAAAGTTCAGTGGCTGTCTAGGATTAATGAATGAGTCCtgactcaacaaacaaacaatcaaaagaaaccccaaaaacaacaacaaaaaaccccagccaTGGCTAAATGCCCTGAAACTATTAAGAGAAAATTAAAGGCATTAATACTGTTTTCTTCCATGAAGATAATAGCTATTTAAGCTTTCTGCCAAAAATGGGCTTAGTGTACAATTTAGAAAGTGTAGgttgtatttctgtttttttttttttggttttttgagacagggtttctctgtgtagctttgcccctttcctggaactcacttggtagcccaggctggcctggaactcacagagatccgcctggctctgcctcccgagtgctgggattaaaggcatgcgccaccaccgcccggctgtatttcTGTTCTTAAAGATGTTTATTGTAGTCTAGTATTAAAATTAGGTGGAAGTAATTGAATACAGTAAAGGTGGGCAAGTGATTGGAGAGTTGAAGTTGTTGAAAGTGGGTAAAACCCATTGTATTGGAGACACTCACTGCCAGTTTTTAGTTGTATTTGAAGGTTATCCTAAAGCATGATGTAATACCAGCGGAAACCTTTGAAGCTTCATCCAGGGCTGAAGTGCATAGGACTTTATGGGGCAAGGGCAATGCTTGTTTAAAAACAAGGCAAGCTACTCCAGATTAATGAGGCCAGTTAAAACTTTCCCAGAGTGGGATGAGAATATAATCTCAATTTGGAGGTAGAAGTAGAGTCTTATGTGTCCTGAGTGTGTTTATGATTCTTACTGCACTGGAAGGGGGTGCTTGAAATAGGCTGGCACACAAGTGGCAGAGTTAGAATTGAGGAAAATAGTAGCTGAGGCCTGTAAGTATTGAGTGAGTTGGGGAGAATGTCTTTCATTCCATGCAAACTTGAGAATTCATAGGATGAAGCTGACTTTAggagtgcttgcctggctgcACACTTGACTTAGTCCCTGTATGTTTCCTACCCTGGAGCCTTTAGAAAGCACTGAGATCCTGATCTCCGGAAACATGTGCTACCAGACTTCAGTGCTGCCAAGTGCACAGGCTTCATGTTGCGGGTGGTGCCTGCCAGAGCTGCTCAGGTGGTCTGTGGGGCGGGGCTTGGGGCAAAGTCCGCCCCTTCGCTAGGCCTGCCAGGTGTTGGAGCCCAAGCAGCAGAGCCGCAGGCTGCCTTCTGCTGACCACCCAGTTTAGAGTTCATTGGAGGTGTTGTCCCTCCTGGGGACAGGCCACCCTTGAGCTACTTTAAGACTGAATGGAAGTGAGCAGCCTTCTAAGCTTAGGAGCCAAGGGCCTACGAGGGTCCTCTGGTGCAGGCTGGCTTTGTGGATTGCAGGAACCTGACGCCTCGCTTCTCATGACCTGGAAGCCGCCTGCACCCTTTCTGCATTCCTGGAAGGGAGTCCTGCTCACATGCTTGCCAACAGTTAGGACCAGGACCAGGAAGAGGAAAGGTACGGGCATAAAAGCATCTGTTCTCAAGACAGAAACTGGACTGTGTGAATCCATAGATTCTGGTTTAGGCCACACATggctgtgtctggctgtggggtGGGCAGTGAGGGTTCAGTGGAGCTTCGGCAACTCCGGGTTTAAGTCTAGCTTCAGGTGTGCCACGACTTCTGAAGACTTGTCCTTGGTTTCTACCTTGGGCTGCTGCCTGGTCGAGAGAGTCTTTGTGTCAAGATGGAGTAACATTCCACCCTTCTAACTTGGGAATCGTGTAGcagtttttttttacttccaaccacattttgtttatcatgCCAGTAGAAATCAGTGTGCTTTCTCCAGTGTTTGGAAGGTAATAAAAATACGTTGTAACATGACTTGAACTTACGCTGATAAGTTAGAGGAAATTTGCCAGGTCAAAGCACTGGGCTAGTGTTTTTCTTCTGAACTTGGCTATATTGTGTTTAAATATAAACTGAGCTCTTTGATGTGACCGAGGCTGGTTTCAAGGAATCACTTTCCAATTACTGTGTTCTTTTAAGTGAGTCACACTTACCATGGTGGAGTAGGTGGGAAACTGATGGCTTTGGTAATGCCAAGCCCGTTGTTTTACAAGTGACCTAAAATGGATAAATCATCTGCAAAATAAAGAATTTGCTCAGATGGAAAGTAGATTACAGACGCCCTTTTTATTGTGACACCAGGATCACAGGGCTTCAGATGATGAGAGTTGATTCATGTTATATTCTTCCATAGCAGAGCTGTTGTGATAAGTTTTGTAATACTTTATGTATGTGTTGAAGATGAAACCCGAAGGACATGGGCAAGCTAAACATTTGTTAGACTTTTTTGTCCTTTGAACTTAAGAGTATGCTTtagtaacaaaagaaaaaaaagttaaacctCCAATGTTGCTCTTAGCTCCCTTATTTACAATGTCTACTGTCTATTGCAATCCAGAAATCCGTTTGTATTGACTTGGTTACATTTATAACTGTGGTTGTTTTTGAAACTTAAAGGTCTTTACAACAGGATGGTTATAACTAGGAGGAATTACTATATTATATAGTGTAGTCTCAAGAGTACACTGTTAGGACATTGATCTTTGTCAGCTTCTGAGATCAATTATGACCTGCCATATCCCTCAGAGGCAGAGTCCTGGGGAAAGGAGCTTATTGTGCTTGATGCTCCCTCGCTGGTCCTTTCCAGATGACTGAAATTGTGTGTATAGTTAGTGTGTGCTGCAGCGGCACAAGGGAACCGAAGGGGGCAGAGAGTTTTTTGCTTGTGGAGTCCGCTCCTCATTCCCATccagtgtttgtgtttctgtggtgCTTTTACCCTTATTTTCTCCTATCTTTTGCTGAGTTCCCCTTCCCCTTGTACGTTATATGAGATTTGTGCTGCAGAATGGAAGCAAAATAAGGACTTTCTTAAATACCAGAGCAATAACTTACTGAAGGATGCTTCTCCACTTTTCCCTGTTTCTCCAGCCTGGAGGTGGGCATTGATTGACAGGAAACAAAATGATGCTTAGCTGATTCAAATGAAGACCTAGTAGATAGCTGCAGGTGGATAACGGAATAATAGCTTTTCCTTTCCCTGGGCCCTCTGAGCCCCATTCCCAGAACACACCTCTCCAGAAGATGCTGTTCACTGCTGGGAAGAGTTGGTCTGGCTGTGATAGTCTTTGGCATGTGAAGTACATAGGACTCAAGCTGTAGGTCCTGAAGCTGTGAGAGTTAACTCAGACCTGAGAAGAAGTAGACAGAGAGCGAGACTCTGAGGAGAAAAAGTCAGGCCAAATAAGTCTTCTGTTGTATTTTAAGGTCTtcgtcttttaaaaaagatttatttccactttatgtgtatgggtgttttgcctgcctttatgtctgtgcaccacatgtatgcagtgccttgGAGGCGTCTCTTGAACTTCCATTTGGGTACTAGGATTTGAAccctggtcccctggaagagcaaccagtgttcttaactgttggggcatctctccagccttgtatttatgttctttcttctttctttctttttcttttttcccaaaatgggatttttctgtgtagccctggctgttttggaactttctctatagatcaggctgtcctcaaactcagaaatccatgtgcttccgcctcctgagtgctgggcttaaaggtgtgtcccacacTGCCtggttatatttacatttttttgtttgtttgtttgcttgttttgtgttttttgttttgttttgagacagggttcctctgtgtagtcctggctgtcctggaactcaggctggcctcaaactcactgagatccacctgactcttgtttcccaagtgctgggattaaaggtgtgtgccaccgctgcctggttGTGATTCTTATGTAGTCTACCCGAATATTTCCAGTACTTGTTTTAAACAGAAAGGTATTCTAAGTGTGCTGTAGAACATTTTGGAAATATGGTTTACTTATAACTCTAATAAAACTCACctttaacattaatttttattttatttgtatatagttttaaaacgtatttatttaactttattcttTTGCTCATGATAATTTTGTGGGATGTTTTACAAGTGTTTATGacatatatacattatttataaatgtgttatagttataactttttctcctgcctccttttattttcttgtgttttattaCAGAAATGAGCCGTCAGACTGCTACAGCATTACCCACTGGCACCTCAAAGTGTCCGCCATCCCAGAGGGTACCTGCCCTGACTGGCACAACTGCATCCAACAATGACTTGGCGAGTCTTTTTGAGTGTCCTGTGTGCTTTGACTATGTGTTGCCACCCATTCTTCAGTGTCAAAGTGGCCATCTTGTTTGTAGCAACTGTCGCCCCAAACTCACATGTTGTCCAACCTGCCGGGGCCCATTGGGATCCATTCGCAACTTGGCTATGGAGAAAGTGGCCAATTCAGTACTTTTCCCTTGTAAATATGCCTCTTCTGGATGTGAAATAACTCTGCCGCACACAGAAAAGGCAGAGCatgaggagctctgtgagttcaggccttactcctgcccctgccctggtGCTTCCTGTAAGTGGCAAGGCTCCTTGGATGCTGTCATGCCCCACCTGATGCATCAGCACAAGTCCATTACAACCCTGCAAGGAGAAGACATAGTTTTCCTTGCTACAGACATTAACCTTCCTGGTGCTGTTGACTGGGTGATGATGCAGTCTTGTTTTGGCTTTCATTTCATGTTAGTcttggagaaacaggaaaaatacGATGGTCACCAGCAGTTCTTCGCAATTGTACAGCTGATAGGAACACGCAAGCAAGCTGAAAATTTTGCTTATCGACTTGAGCTAAATGGTCATAGGCGGCGATTGACTTGGGAAGCGACTCCTCGATCTATTCATGAGGGAATTGCAACAGCCATTATGAATAGTGACTGCCTAGTGTTTGACACCAGCATTGCACAGCTTTTTGCAGAAAATGGCAATTTAGGCATCAATGTAACTATTTCCATGTGTTGAAACGGCAATCAAATATTTCTGGCCAGTGTTTAAAATTTGCATTTGACTTCACAGAGAATAAGGCACCCATCTGCTTGCCAACCTAAAACTCTCCTGGTAGGTAGAAGCTAGACACATGaaggtaaataaaaagaaaggctgTTAATACAGGAAACAGTTGCATGTAGTAAcactaatatatttaaaaataattcaacagTAAAccactgaaaaaaatatatatatacccaaGATGGGCATCTTTTGTATTAAGAAAGGaaacattgtaaaatatttctgAACTTTGTGTTTGTTGTAGATTGATTGTATTGTTGACaacaatttttttgggggggtgtgtctgtgcacacatgcgtgcacatgtgtggttGGTTTTCCTTTAACTGACAAGCCATCTGCGTGGTCATAGACCACTGCTTTCCCCTTGTGAGTCAATACATAGTGCtgctgtgttgtttgttttgttggtttttttttctccttttttttgtgtgtgtatttgctaatttttattctagtttttcatgaaataaatttgactttcttttctgtaattCAGGTTTTTCTCACTTTTGTACCTTTTAAGTTAGTGTCTTTTTGATATTCATAATTGCTTATGTCAAAAGTTTGTGTTCAGTAcatactttcttttccttcagtcaatttattagaaatatttttaattcagcCCTTTTGTGAAAATAGGAATTCCAGAAAGGAAAGGCGACGTGAGAGCAGCTGTCACAGCTGCAGCAGGTGTAGGATGGTCTTGTCTGTGTGAGTCACACTGCCAGGCTTACTCTTTGAAAGGTTAGGTTAGGGAGTAAACTCtgatttctataaatattttaaaaaaatcaggcttTTCCTCTCTTCAAATGTCTTGGGCAAATCACATGTTTAAATTGGTTCTTGCATTTATTGGTTTTGCAAAAGAGTGCATCATCATACACAGTATTTGTAATTAAAGtaaatcatttgtttttaaaaaaaggcagttTGCAAAAAATGTTTTTGGTCTTTTATAATTCTCATTAAAAGATTAtctggcaaattaaaaaaaatcttaatgtgtTTACTTGAGCTctaggttggttggtttttttacccctggagctgaggacagaactgaGGCCTagcacttgctaagcaagcactctaccactgggctaatAAATAGAGCTCTTTGATAAAGTCCAAAGGTATTTTCCTGTTCCAGTCTGTATTTTAGAGCAGAAGATTGTATGCCACCGTTTGAAGTGTGTTAGTTTTATTCTGAAGCACAGAAAAGACTAGGCGCCCCCACCCCTCCTGTTTTGATTCCCAAAAGGACATTCGGAGTATGGCTAATTCATGCTGATcacagttttcctttataaaaagtaagttgttttattatttcatatttccCATGGTAGAGTCTTGACTATATAGCCTGATTGCCAAGTTCCTATGTACCAGTTTACCTTTACCCAACTTAGCCAGCTGTCTGACCTTGGGCTCAGTTTCCTAATGTGTTAAATTATGATGAGTATGTGAAGGGTTAAATGAGAAACTAGTACTTTAACCTGAAACAGTGCTTCACACAACATAAGCATCTAGCCAGTGTGGGGCCCTGGATTTTACCTTTAGAGTCATGTTTCTAGttacactcaggcacacagcaGAAATCTGCCATTGATAATTTTGTGTTTTCCTAGTGGGTACCCTAAGCTTAGAAAGTCATTGAGGATTAATTTGCGTTTCTCCTTTATCCTATTTCCAATTCTGGATTATGGAGCTTGGTTCTGTTAGCCATTTTTAGACCAGGTAAGCCTTCTAGTGAATTGGTTGTCATATGCTTATGTAGCTATATTTGGGTGAAAGGAATAGTTTAGCCACAGATTACAACCAGATTTTTATTTGCATGAAAATTTAGAAAAGCAGCTTGTGTGtatgttgagacaaggtcttgctagcCCTGGGAAGGCCCTGAATCCTACATCTCACCTCAGTCCCCCAAATGCTATGGTGACAGATAAGATGGCCAAAAAGCAACTGAGTATATGTCTGGGGGAATGCCATTTTGTGGTTTCACTGTATTTTGCCCAGACTCAAAACGGCATATCCAGTAGAAATCCATACTCTCCTCCATGAAGTGagctaacatttttattttactagttAAATGCATGTGCGTATTCTTATACACAACATTTGAGAATGTTGATTGGTTATTTCTGTAACCCTTAATACATACATTGATCACCTTAGACTTCACCATTTTGATGGTCTTCGGAAGGCTGGTCATGGttcatgcttataatctcagagCTTGAAGGCCAAGGCAGActcaagagtttgaggtcagcctgctctacacagtaaGGCTTtgtcttgaaaacagaaaaacaaaaacaaaaacaaaactgagaccttttttttttttgggttatTATTGggcttgaacctagggcctctgcATAACCCACAAGCAAGCATTCCACTAAACTGAATCCCTAgcaaaaacattttagaaacttGACCACTCACTGTAATCTTAGctgatattttgttgtatgtcaatattttttatttttgctacatACAAATTAGCCTGTACATTCTaatatctatctaatctatctatctatctatctatctatctatctatctatctatctatctatctatctatctatctctagctgtctatctatctatctatctatctatctatctatctatctatctatctatctatctatatctatctatctatctatctatcta is a genomic window of Peromyscus maniculatus bairdii isolate BWxNUB_F1_BW_parent chromosome 5, HU_Pman_BW_mat_3.1, whole genome shotgun sequence containing:
- the Siah1 gene encoding E3 ubiquitin-protein ligase SIAH1 isoform X1 — its product is MEVSSLLSLGAKGLRGSSGAGWLCGLQEPDASLLMTWKPPAPFLHSWKGVLLTCLPTVRTRTRKRKEMSRQTATALPTGTSKCPPSQRVPALTGTTASNNDLASLFECPVCFDYVLPPILQCQSGHLVCSNCRPKLTCCPTCRGPLGSIRNLAMEKVANSVLFPCKYASSGCEITLPHTEKAEHEELCEFRPYSCPCPGASCKWQGSLDAVMPHLMHQHKSITTLQGEDIVFLATDINLPGAVDWVMMQSCFGFHFMLVLEKQEKYDGHQQFFAIVQLIGTRKQAENFAYRLELNGHRRRLTWEATPRSIHEGIATAIMNSDCLVFDTSIAQLFAENGNLGINVTISMC
- the Siah1 gene encoding E3 ubiquitin-protein ligase SIAH1 isoform X2, translating into MSAGNQTCVLCKSKMSRQTATALPTGTSKCPPSQRVPALTGTTASNNDLASLFECPVCFDYVLPPILQCQSGHLVCSNCRPKLTCCPTCRGPLGSIRNLAMEKVANSVLFPCKYASSGCEITLPHTEKAEHEELCEFRPYSCPCPGASCKWQGSLDAVMPHLMHQHKSITTLQGEDIVFLATDINLPGAVDWVMMQSCFGFHFMLVLEKQEKYDGHQQFFAIVQLIGTRKQAENFAYRLELNGHRRRLTWEATPRSIHEGIATAIMNSDCLVFDTSIAQLFAENGNLGINVTISMC
- the Siah1 gene encoding E3 ubiquitin-protein ligase SIAH1 isoform X3 gives rise to the protein MSRQTATALPTGTSKCPPSQRVPALTGTTASNNDLASLFECPVCFDYVLPPILQCQSGHLVCSNCRPKLTCCPTCRGPLGSIRNLAMEKVANSVLFPCKYASSGCEITLPHTEKAEHEELCEFRPYSCPCPGASCKWQGSLDAVMPHLMHQHKSITTLQGEDIVFLATDINLPGAVDWVMMQSCFGFHFMLVLEKQEKYDGHQQFFAIVQLIGTRKQAENFAYRLELNGHRRRLTWEATPRSIHEGIATAIMNSDCLVFDTSIAQLFAENGNLGINVTISMC